The Halomicrobium salinisoli genome contains a region encoding:
- the arsB gene encoding ACR3 family arsenite efflux transporter yields MSEVAREHGPDCGCPDCGDPRSMDFLDKYLTLWIFGAMAIGVGLGFVAPSVTRPIQDLHLVEIGLILMMYPPLAKADYSRLRAVFSNWRVLGLSLVQNWLIGPTLMFGLAVVFFSGLVPGLPARPEYFLGLVFIGMARCIAMVLVWNELAEGSTEYVTGLVAFNSLFQIVTYGVYVWFFALFLPPLLGMDSLVAGITTFDITPIQVFEAIVVFLGIPFAGGFLTRYVGTRVKGEDWYDEQFVPKIDPLTLVALLFTVIVMFATQGETIVASPADVVLIAVPLTIYFVVMFLVSFGMGRGIGADYSTTTAIGFTAASNNFELAIAVAVAVFGVGSGVAFATVVGPLIEVPVLLALVNVALYFQRRFDWGGDDATSPDVTATDVTTDD; encoded by the coding sequence GCTCGCGAGCACGGCCCGGACTGCGGCTGTCCCGACTGCGGGGACCCGCGGTCGATGGACTTCCTCGACAAGTATCTCACCCTCTGGATCTTCGGCGCGATGGCGATCGGCGTCGGCCTCGGCTTCGTCGCGCCGTCGGTGACCCGGCCGATTCAGGACCTGCACCTCGTGGAGATCGGGCTGATCCTGATGATGTACCCGCCACTGGCGAAGGCGGACTACTCCCGGCTCCGGGCGGTGTTCAGCAACTGGCGGGTACTCGGACTGAGTCTCGTCCAGAACTGGCTGATCGGCCCGACGCTGATGTTCGGGCTGGCCGTCGTCTTCTTCAGCGGCCTCGTTCCCGGCTTGCCGGCGCGTCCCGAGTACTTCCTGGGGCTCGTGTTCATCGGGATGGCCCGCTGCATCGCGATGGTGCTGGTCTGGAACGAACTGGCGGAGGGATCGACGGAGTACGTCACCGGCCTCGTCGCGTTCAACAGCCTCTTCCAGATCGTCACCTACGGGGTGTACGTCTGGTTCTTCGCCCTGTTCCTCCCGCCGCTTCTGGGGATGGACTCGCTCGTCGCCGGGATCACGACGTTCGATATCACGCCGATACAGGTATTCGAGGCCATCGTCGTCTTCCTCGGGATCCCCTTCGCCGGCGGATTCCTGACTCGCTACGTTGGGACGCGCGTCAAGGGGGAGGACTGGTACGACGAGCAGTTCGTTCCGAAGATCGACCCGCTGACGCTGGTCGCGCTGCTGTTCACGGTGATCGTGATGTTCGCCACGCAGGGCGAGACGATCGTCGCGTCGCCGGCCGACGTCGTGCTGATCGCCGTCCCGCTGACGATCTACTTCGTCGTGATGTTCCTGGTCAGCTTCGGGATGGGCCGGGGCATCGGCGCGGACTACTCGACGACGACGGCCATCGGCTTCACCGCGGCGTCGAACAACTTCGAGCTGGCCATCGCCGTCGCCGTCGCGGTGTTCGGCGTCGGCTCCGGCGTCGCGTTCGCCACCGTCGTCGGCCCGCTCATCGAAGTCCCAGTCCTCCTGGCGCTGGTCAACGTGGCGCTGTACTTCCAGCGGCGGTTCGACTGGGGCGGCGACGACGCGACGAGTCCCGACGTGACCGCAACTGACGTGACTACTGACGACTGA